In the Mytilus galloprovincialis chromosome 10, xbMytGall1.hap1.1, whole genome shotgun sequence genome, one interval contains:
- the LOC143048764 gene encoding centrosomal protein of 162 kDa-like, translating into MDESSIAASWKGYKSVGIDNDMQNFVKKEKGYQTMESQRQEQNAKRELTVLQKTKVELEQHIDQIIKEKEQLRKKLEESKGLKSEEAKEIDEKYIKENERISRKLKWYAENQQILDKDAKILKEKEEEIAKLKVRIEEKKSETGKKKEENKTRAKERANDAKKIQDLQRQVKEMEQIIRRRHPNSLPALIMTAAIASDEKPGSLERTPTVIVLENQLKKLEAELETKNEESERMLRSVEQKYHTVKLQYEDRIKDLEAQLHLYKRPDDNSLKEYDHPHTSTLAVQRELDSVRERYKKQVAELQAEINNLNNELNKTETSQEVSLKNELKMSKDQEIDLKNQVKVFRAEIESKNHDLQILQKSIERLRKEKHLYLVNGFTNDTDKNKKIKGKGKTRKMDEDETEVLSETNGFTERVNVKQYQPETFADRTHISDVIKENKVLKSKVDELQLEVDTHRIELQKYQAHFEDKNRKTREKYEEQIGVLRSSHQRELQKFLADNALQHSASKMAELQSKTDAQQVMIKHLKEQLNKSHLDSEQLSILRIQNASLENQIDKLKEELREAKKFHTPEMKHFESIQQKIIQMEKKRETRELELHQIIKNAKHTASVEMDQEANKWKGIVDSKNSEIQRFRTELDSILDVLKLLQKQGVVIPVSAAVS; encoded by the exons ATGGATGAGTCATCAATAGCAGCCAGTTGGAAGGGATACAAATCTGTTGGAATAGACAATGAT ATGCAAAATTTTGTTAAGAAAGAAAAGGGTTATCAGACTATGGAATCTCAG AGACAGGAGCAAAATGCCAAAAGAGAATTAACAGTCCTCCAGAAAACTAAGGTGGAGTTAGAACAACACATTGATCAGattattaaagaaaaagaacaactGAGGAAAAAACTGGAGGAATCTAAAGGATTGAAGTCTGAGGAAGCTAAG gAAATAGATGAAAAATACATAAAGGAGAATGAAAGAATCTCACGAAAGCTGAAGTGGTATGCTGAAAATCAACAGATCCTGGACAAAGATGCTAAAATACTGAAAGAAAAGGAGGAGGAAATAGCTAAACTCAAAGTCAGAATAGAGGAGAAAAAATCTGAG ACAGGAAAGaagaaagaagaaaataaaacgaGAGCCAAAGAGAGAGCAAATGATGCCAAGAAAATTCAAGATTTGCAACGGCAG GTTAAAGAGATGGAGCAGATTATCCGTCGACGACATCCAAACTCTCTGCCAGCTCTAATTATGACAGCAGCCATTGCTTCTGATGAGAAACCAGGGTCATTAGAAAGAACACCTACTGTCATTGTGTTGGAGAATCAGCTAAAGAAGTTAGAGGCTGAGCTGGAAACAAAAAATGAGGAGTCGGAAAGAATGTTGAGATCTGTAGAACAGAAATATCACACAGTCAAG TTACAATACGAAGACAGAATAAAAGATTTGGAGGCTCAGCTACACCTCTACAAGAGACCTGATGATAACTCACTAAAGGAATATGACCACCCACATACCAGTACCCTAGCTGTACAGAGAGAGTTAGACAGTGTCAGGGAAAGATATAAAAAACAAGTCGCTGAACTGCAGGCAGAAATAAATAACCTTAATAATGAACTAAATAAAACTGAAACATCACAAGAAG TATCACTGAAAAATGAACTGAAGATGTCGAAGGATCAAGAAATAGATCTGAAGAACCAAGTCAAAGTCTTCCGTGCAGAGATTGAGAGTAAAAACCATGACCTTCAAATCTTACAGAAATCCATAGAGAGGCTGAGGAAAGAAAAACATTTGTACCTTGTTAATGGTTTTACCAATGATACAG ataaaaataagaagattaaAGGTAAAGGAAAGACAAGAAAGATGGATGAAGATGAAACAGAAGTTTTATCTGAAACGAATGGATTCACAGAGAGAGTGAATGTCAAACAATATCAACCAGAAACATTTGCTGATAGAACTCATATATCTGATGtgataaaagaaaacaaagtGTTGAAATCAAAG GTTGATGAACTACAGCTAGAGGTAGATACACATAGGATAGAACTACAGAAATATCAGGCTCATTTTGAAGATAAGAATCgtaaaacaagagaaaaatatGAAGAACAG ATTGGTGTACTAAGATCTTCACACCAGAGGGAGCTACAGAAATTTTTGGCTGACAACGCTTTACAACATTCTGCCTCTAAAATGGCAGAGTTACAATCAAAAACAGATGCTCAACAG gtgatgataaaacatttgaaagagcAGTTAAATAAATCACATTTAGATTCAGAACAACTTTCTATACTTCGAATACAGAATGCCAGTTTAGAAAACCAAATTGACAAACTGAAAGAGGAATTACGTGAGGCAAAGAAATTCCACACTCCA gAAATGAAACATTTTGAATCAATTCAGCAGAAGATAATTCAAATGGAGAAAAAACGTGAAACACGTGAACTTGAACtgcatcaaattataaaaaatgccAAACACACAGCTTCAGTGGAAATGGACCAGGAAGCAAATAAATGGAAAGGAATTGTAGATTCTAAAAATAGTGAAATCCAAAGATTTAGAACAGAATTGGATTCCATATTAGACGTTTTAAAATTACTCCAAAAACAAGGAGTTGTAATACCTGTCAGTGCAGCAGTGTCATAG